One stretch of Pigmentiphaga aceris DNA includes these proteins:
- a CDS encoding vWA domain-containing protein → MVNTQLFQTLRGVMLPATTARNAEQAPAYAFDARHQLAQFAATGCLNQTFYASADAQLDAVQALAQEVDASFVAKTAIHARERGHMKDMPALLAAGLAVRDVALLSQVFPRVIDDGKMLRNFVQILRSGAVGRKSLGTRPKKLVQQWLLTANEKQLLHAAVGNAPSLADVVKMVHPKPTQAWRASWFAWLIGQAVDEAALPPITQAFERFKRDIATGVVGEVPDVPFQMLSALNLSAEQWAGIARKGSWQMVRQNLNTFARHGVFEIPGMAEVIAAKLRDPQAVSKARVMPYQLMAAFKTAGESVPAVVRDALQDAMELALVKVPTFAGNVVVCPDVSGSMGSPVTGYRDSATSAMRCIDVAALVAAAVLRKHPQARVVPFAESVRKFAMNPRDSVMTNAQALASLGGGGTNCSAPLAELNRQRAAVDLLILVSDNESWVDANGRGATQTMREWELLKQRNPNARMVCIDVQPNASTQAAERHDILNVGGFSDAVFTTMATFASGKMNADHWVGEIENVSLTAQ, encoded by the coding sequence ATGGTCAATACGCAACTCTTTCAGACCCTTCGTGGGGTGATGCTGCCCGCCACGACTGCGCGCAATGCAGAGCAGGCACCGGCCTATGCGTTCGACGCGCGTCATCAACTGGCGCAGTTCGCGGCCACCGGTTGCCTGAACCAGACCTTCTACGCATCGGCCGATGCGCAACTGGATGCGGTGCAGGCGCTGGCGCAGGAAGTCGATGCCAGCTTCGTCGCAAAGACCGCCATCCATGCCCGTGAGCGCGGGCACATGAAAGACATGCCAGCCTTGCTGGCAGCCGGGTTGGCCGTGCGCGATGTGGCCTTGCTGAGCCAGGTGTTCCCGCGGGTGATTGACGACGGCAAGATGCTGCGCAACTTCGTGCAGATCCTGCGCAGCGGTGCGGTGGGCCGCAAGTCGCTGGGCACGCGGCCGAAGAAGCTGGTGCAACAGTGGTTGCTGACCGCAAACGAAAAGCAATTGCTGCATGCCGCAGTGGGCAACGCGCCTTCCTTGGCCGACGTGGTCAAGATGGTGCACCCCAAGCCCACGCAAGCATGGCGCGCGTCTTGGTTCGCATGGCTGATCGGTCAGGCGGTTGATGAAGCTGCTTTGCCACCGATTACGCAGGCCTTCGAGCGCTTCAAACGCGACATCGCAACAGGCGTAGTGGGCGAGGTGCCGGACGTGCCGTTTCAGATGCTGAGCGCGCTGAATCTGAGCGCAGAACAGTGGGCAGGCATCGCGCGCAAAGGCTCATGGCAGATGGTGCGTCAGAACCTGAACACCTTTGCGCGTCACGGTGTGTTCGAGATCCCGGGCATGGCTGAAGTAATCGCTGCCAAGCTGCGCGATCCGCAGGCAGTGAGCAAGGCGCGTGTGATGCCGTACCAGTTGATGGCCGCGTTCAAGACGGCGGGTGAATCGGTGCCGGCTGTGGTGCGCGACGCGTTGCAAGATGCGATGGAACTGGCGCTGGTCAAGGTGCCGACATTTGCGGGGAACGTGGTGGTGTGCCCGGACGTCTCTGGCTCCATGGGTTCGCCGGTGACGGGATACCGTGACTCGGCAACGTCGGCCATGCGCTGCATCGACGTGGCTGCGCTGGTGGCAGCGGCCGTGCTGCGCAAGCATCCGCAGGCTCGTGTCGTGCCGTTTGCCGAGTCGGTAAGGAAGTTTGCGATGAACCCGCGCGACTCGGTGATGACCAATGCGCAAGCCTTGGCCAGCTTGGGTGGTGGTGGCACGAATTGCAGCGCGCCGCTGGCAGAACTGAATCGCCAGCGTGCCGCCGTCGACTTGCTGATCCTGGTCTCGGACAACGAGTCCTGGGTCGATGCCAACGGGCGTGGCGCAACGCAGACCATGCGCGAATGGGAACTGCTGAAACAACGCAACCCGAACGCCCGCATGGTGTGCATCGACGTCCAGCCCAATGCGAGTACGCAGGCGGCAGAGCGCCACGACATCCTGAATGTCGGTGGTTTCTCGGACGCGGTGTTCACCACCATGGCGACCTTTGCCAGCGGCAAGATGAACGCCGACCACTGGGTCGGTGAGATAGAAAACGTGTCGCTGACTGCGCAATAG
- a CDS encoding RtcB family protein: MSKQVSKQHYNIEEVPGGVSVKMWTKGVPVDDKAREQLANAARLPVVFKHIAVMPDVHVGIGATIGSVIPTIRAIIPAAVGVDLGCGMMAAKTTLRAEDLPDNLGPLRSAIEAAVPHGFSPNRNRRDPGSWDTPPDSVDKVWGTLVDEFEALCELHPRLEKTNNRKHLGTLGTGNHFIEVCLDEAGFVWFMLHSGSRGVGNAIGTHFIELAKKDAERNQRNLPDKDLAYFEEGAQYFGDYVRGVSWAQKFALRNREVMMANLIATVRKVIAKPFESHVEAVNCHHNYVQKERHFGEDVFITRKGAVSAKRGELGIIPGSMGARSYIVRGLGNPESFDSCSHGAGRVMSRTQAKKAFTVADQIKATAGVECRKDVNVIDEIPMAYKDIDAVMAAQKDLVEVVHTLKQIVCVKG, translated from the coding sequence ATGTCCAAACAAGTATCCAAGCAGCACTACAACATTGAAGAAGTCCCCGGCGGTGTGTCGGTGAAGATGTGGACCAAGGGCGTCCCGGTGGACGACAAGGCCCGCGAACAGCTTGCCAACGCGGCGCGGCTGCCGGTGGTGTTCAAGCACATCGCGGTCATGCCGGACGTGCACGTGGGCATCGGCGCCACCATCGGCTCGGTAATCCCGACCATCCGCGCCATCATTCCGGCGGCAGTCGGTGTGGACCTGGGCTGCGGCATGATGGCCGCCAAGACCACGCTGCGCGCGGAAGACTTGCCCGACAACCTGGGGCCTCTGCGCTCGGCGATTGAGGCGGCCGTGCCGCACGGGTTTTCTCCGAATCGCAACCGTCGTGACCCGGGCAGCTGGGACACGCCGCCCGATTCTGTAGACAAGGTCTGGGGCACGCTGGTCGATGAATTCGAAGCCTTGTGCGAGCTGCATCCGCGCTTGGAAAAAACCAACAACCGCAAGCACTTGGGCACGCTGGGTACCGGCAATCACTTCATTGAAGTCTGCCTGGATGAAGCAGGTTTCGTGTGGTTCATGCTGCACTCGGGCTCGCGTGGTGTGGGCAATGCCATCGGCACGCACTTCATTGAACTCGCCAAGAAAGACGCTGAGCGCAATCAGCGCAATCTGCCCGACAAAGACCTGGCGTACTTCGAGGAAGGTGCGCAGTACTTCGGTGACTACGTGCGCGGCGTGTCGTGGGCGCAGAAGTTTGCGCTGCGCAATCGGGAAGTGATGATGGCGAACCTGATCGCCACGGTGCGCAAGGTAATCGCCAAGCCGTTCGAATCACATGTGGAAGCGGTGAATTGCCACCACAACTACGTGCAGAAGGAACGTCACTTCGGCGAAGACGTGTTCATTACCCGCAAGGGTGCAGTCAGCGCCAAGCGCGGTGAACTCGGCATCATTCCCGGCAGCATGGGGGCGCGCAGCTACATCGTGCGTGGCCTGGGCAACCCGGAGAGTTTCGACAGCTGCAGCCACGGCGCAGGCCGGGTAATGAGCCGCACGCAGGCAAAGAAAGCGTTTACGGTGGCCGACCAGATCAAAGCGACTGCGGGTGTGGAATGCCGTAAAGACGTCAATGTGATCGACGAAATTCCGATGGCCTACAAGGACATCGACGCGGTGATGGCAGCGCAGAAAGACCTGGTGGAAGTGGTGCACACCTTGAAGCAGATCGTGTGTGTGAAGGGATAG
- a CDS encoding nucleotidyltransferase domain-containing protein, translated as MNEEVLVSAHPVSDEMRAVVLKHLAELETQHQVTVLFACESGSRGWGFASPDSDYDVRFVYVNRLPWYLTVDPGRDVIELPISGELDINGWDLRKALTLLRASNPTLLEWLRSPVVYQRADPWFDRLRLLAETHFSPVRGYHHYVSMARKNLREHLYGDVVRYKKYLYVLRPLLAARWIREARGVPPMRFAELAAQTLTDPALLDEINALLKVKMSTGEAGTSPRWVGIHDFIERELAVAMAHVVSDDREADTQALDQYLHDAVLHVDARHRNKD; from the coding sequence ATGAACGAAGAAGTGCTGGTAAGTGCGCATCCAGTCTCTGACGAGATGCGTGCCGTCGTGTTGAAGCACCTGGCCGAGCTGGAAACGCAGCACCAGGTAACAGTGCTGTTTGCCTGCGAGTCAGGCAGCCGGGGCTGGGGGTTTGCGTCGCCCGACAGCGACTACGACGTGCGCTTCGTCTACGTGAATCGTCTGCCCTGGTATCTGACGGTCGACCCTGGTCGTGATGTGATCGAGTTGCCGATCAGTGGTGAACTGGACATCAATGGTTGGGACTTGCGCAAGGCCTTGACGCTGCTGCGCGCATCGAACCCGACCTTGCTGGAATGGCTGCGATCGCCGGTGGTGTACCAGCGCGCCGACCCGTGGTTTGATCGTCTGCGGCTGCTCGCCGAGACACATTTTTCGCCGGTGCGCGGTTATCACCACTACGTGTCGATGGCCAGAAAGAACCTGCGCGAACACCTTTATGGTGACGTGGTCCGGTACAAGAAATACCTGTATGTGTTGCGCCCGCTGCTGGCAGCGCGCTGGATACGCGAGGCACGTGGCGTGCCGCCGATGCGCTTTGCAGAATTGGCGGCGCAGACGCTGACCGACCCTGCGCTGCTCGATGAAATCAACGCCTTGTTGAAGGTGAAAATGAGCACCGGCGAAGCGGGCACCAGTCCACGCTGGGTGGGCATCCACGACTTCATCGAGCGTGAGTTGGCGGTGGCGATGGCCCACGTTGTCAGCGATGATCGCGAAGCAGATACCCAGGCGCTTGACCAATACCTGCACGATGCCGTGCTGCACGTCGATGCCCGGCACCGCAATAAAGATTGA